The DNA window ATAGCCATGGAGGCAGCATGGGGAGGCCGTCGTTATTACGGCTCACACGTCCCCCTTTGGATCCGCTCGACCTGTTCCTGGGCTGTGGTCAGTTTACGCGACGACTCTGTCCCATCATGGGTGGGGAGTGCGCCGAATGACCAGTTCCTAGACTGCCACTCGGGGATCCGTTGCTTCTCAGGAGTACGACGAATGACGACATCGGTCGAGCACGGTCGCGAGGGTCTGCGGCTCGATGAGCTTCCGGTCCGGCCCATCCATCGCAAACTCGTCGCGCTGGTCGGCGCGGGGCTGTTCTTCGACCTCTACGAACTGTTCCTGGCCGGCACGATCACCGGCGTACTGAAGTCCGAAATGCAGCTGTCGACCTTTCAGCTCAGCGGCATCCTGGCCTCGGCCTTCGCCGGGCAATTCCTGGGCGCGCTGGTGATCGGTCGCCTCTCGGATGTCTTCGGCCGCCGCCGCATGTTCATGGTCAATATCGCGGTGTACTCCGGCTTCACCCTGCTCGGCGCGTTCAGCCCGAATGTCGCATTCCTGATGGCGACCAGATTCCTGGCCGGTCTCGGCATCGGCGCCGAGATGACGGTCTCCGATACCTACCTCTCCGAGGTGGTGCCGCCCTCGGTCCGCGGCCGCATGATCGCGATGGCCTACACCATCGGCTTCTGCGCCGTGCCCACCGTCGGCTTCCTCGCGAAATGGCTGGTTCCGCTGCGGCCCTTGGGGATCGACGGCTGGCGCTGGCTGTTCGTGCTCGGCGGTCTCGGCGCCGCGGTGGTGTTCGTGGCGCGCAGGCACATGCCGGAGTCGCCGCATTGGCTGGCCAGGCAGCAGGAGCAGAAGGACACCGTGCCGTTCCGCGCCATCGTCGGTCGCGAATACCGCGGCCGCACCGCACTGTTCGCCGCGGTGATGGTCCTGCAGGTCTTCGGCTACTACGGCTTCGGCACCCTGGCCGTTCTGGTCTTGCAGCACAAGGGTTTCGCGGTGGTCGCCTCGCTGGGCTATCTCGCCATCACCTATCTGGGCTATCCACTCGGTTCGCTGCTGGCCGTCCCGCTGATGGAGCGCGTCGAGCGCAAGTACCTGGTGCTGGCCACCGCCGGCCTGATGGCCGTCTTCGGCCTGACCTTCGGCTTCGCCACCAGCGTCGCGCTCATCCTTATCTCGGGCGGCCTCTATACCTTGGCCAGCAACGTCTTCTCCGACGCACTGCACACATATCTGCCCGAATCGTTCCCGACCACCGTGCGCGGCACCGCCTCGGGTGCGACGTACTCGCTGTCGAAGGTGAGCACGGCCCTACTACCGTTCTTACTGCTGCCACTGCTCGACGATCACGGCTCCGGCGCGGTCTTCACGGTGATCACCGCGGCTCTCCTCGGCATGATCATGCTGGTCGCGGTGTGGGGCCCGATCACCGGCAGACGGGCGCTGGATGCCGAGTGAGTACCCTGTGACCAGGGCGAATTGGCCTGCTCGCGGTTAAACCGGTAAGCTTGGTCGGCGGTGCACCTACGCGCCGACTGTCTGCGTGCCGCCGGTCCGGTCAACTGATCGGTTACATGCAATCAGATACAAGGCAAACAAACCAGGTTTGAGTGTAAACCGGGATCGCGGAGGACATGGCGAAGAAAGACGGGGCCATCGAGGTCGAGGGTCGAGTTGTCGAGCCGCTGCCCAATGCGATGTTCCGGATCGAGCTCGAGAACGGACACAAGGTTCTCGCGCACATCAGCGGAAAGATGCGGCAGCACTACATTCGTATCCTTCCCGAGGACCGTGTGGTCGTCGAGCTGTCGCCCTACGACCTGTCGCGCGGCCGCATCGTTTACCGCTACAAGTGATCGCGCGAGCCTTAGGGCCGCGTGACCATCGAGCCGCGAGGCTCACCACAGAGACTTCCCCAGTCGTCGGCTGGGGAAAAACTGTGTTCACACCCGTGTGAACCGAACAAGATTGGACGGACGTGAAGGTTCAGCCGAGCGTCAAGAAGATCTGCGAGAAGTGCAAGGTGATCCGCCGCCACGGTCGGGTCATGGTGATCTGCGAGAACCTGCGCCACAAGCAGCGCCAGGGCTGATTTTCGCAGCACCAGCCGGGCACCGATCACTGATCGGCTTGGCCATCTAAAAGAAGAACTCCCAGCTCCAGCCGCACACTGCGGAATTCGGATCGCGCGATTCCTCGGAATCGCAAGGTCCGAGGTGTGCGAGCCAACCACCGGTACGGAGGCCGGTGCCCCACCAGACGAGGGGACGGACAGGGAGCAGACCTCCGCAACGATTAAGGAACCTGCCACATGGCACGTCTCATGGGCGTTGATCTCCCGCGCGAAAAGCGCATGGAGATCGCGCTGACCTACATTTACGGCATCGGCCGTACCCGCTCCCAGGAGATCCTCGAGGCAACGGGCGTCAGCCCCGACCTGCGCTCGAAGGATCTCAGCGACGAGCAGGTCACGCAGCTGCGTGACTACATCGAGGGTTCGTCCCTCAAGGTCGAAGGTGACCTGCGCCGCGAGGTTCAGGCCGACATTCGTCGCAAGATCGAGATCGGCTGCTACCAGGGTCTGCGCCACCGTCGTGGCCTGCCCGTACGTGGCCAGCGCACCAAGACCAACGCGCGCACCCGCAAGGGCCCGAAGCGCACCGTCGCAGGCAAGAAGAAGTAGGGGATAAAGGATGCCTCCGAAGAGTCGGGCCTCCGGCCCCAAGAAGACCCAGAAGTCGCGTCGCCGGGAAAAGAAGAACGTCCCGCACGGCCACGCGCACATCAAGAGCACGTTCAACAACACCATCGTGTCGATCACCGACCCGTCCGGCAACGTCATCTCCTGGGCGTCCTCGGGCCACGTCGGCTTCAAGGGTTCGCGCAAGTCGACCCCGTTCGCCGCGCAGCTCGCCGCCGAGAACGCGGCCCGCAAGGCGCAGGAGAACGGCGTCAAGAAGGTCGACGTGTTCGTCAAGGGCCCGGGTTCGGGCCGCGAGACCGCGATCCGTTCGCTGCAGGCCGCCGGCCTGGAAGTGGGCACGATCTCCGATGTCACCCCGCAGCCGCACAACGGCTGCCGTCCGCCCAAGCGGCGTCGCGTCTAGCGGGAAAGGAATAACGAAAAATGGCTCGTTACACAGGCCCCATCACCCGCAAGTCGCGTCGTCTGCGTGTCGACCTCGTCGGAGGCGACCAGGCGTTCGAGCGTCGTCCGTACCCGCCCGGCCAGCACGGCCGCGCTCGGATCAAGGAGTCGGAGTACCTGCTCCAGCTGCAGGAGAAGCAGAAGGCGCGCTTCTCCTACGGCGTCATGGAGAAGCAGTTCCGCCGGTACTACGAAGAGGCCAACCGCCTCAAGGGCAAGACCGGTGACAACCTGCTCCGTCTGCTGGAGACTCGTCTCGACAACGTCGTGTACCGCGCCGGTCTGGCGCGCACCCGTCGGCAGGCTCGCCAGCTGGTTTCCCACGGTCACTTCCTGGTGAACAACCGGGCCGTGAACGTCCCCAGCTTCCAGGTGACCCAGTACGACATCATCGATGTCAAGGAGAAGTCGCTCGGCACGCTGCCGTTCCAGGTCGCGCGCGAGACCGTTGGCGACCGGCCGGTTCCCGGCTGGCTGCAGGTGATCCCGGGCCGGCTGCGGATCCTGGTGCACCAGGTTCCGGAGCGCGCCCAGATCGATGTGCCGCTGCAGGAACAGCTGATCGTCGAGTACTACTCGAAGTAATCACACGGCGAGCCGTCCTAGGGACACTTTGGGCGGCATACGCGCATGGTGGGTGATCGCCCGGAGACGGGCGATCACCCACAACCCCCAGAACGTGGGCGTCAAATAGTGGGCGCCCGTACAGGAGGATGATCCTAATGCTGATTTCACAGCGTCCGACGCTGACCGAAGAGGTCGTCGCCGAGAACCGCTCGAAGTTCACCATCGAACCGCTCGAGCCGGGCTTCGGTTACACCCTCGGCAACTCGCTGCGGCGTACCCTGCTGTCCTCGATCCCGGGGGCCGCGGTCACGAGCATCCGTATCGACGGCGTCCTGCACGAGTTCACCACCGTTCCCGGTGTGAAGGAAGATGTCACCGACATCATCCTGAACCTCAAGGGTCTGGTCGTGTCCTCGGAGGAGGACGAGCCGGTCACGATGTACGTGCGCAAGCAGGGCCCGGGCACCGTCACCGCCGGTGACATCGTGCCGCCTGCCGGAGTTGTCGTGCACAACCCGGATATGCACATCGCCACCCTGAACGACAAGGGCAAGCTGGAGATCGAGCTCGTCGTCGAGCGCGGTCGCGGTTACGTCCCGGCGGTGCAGAACAAGGCGTCAGGCGCGGAAATCGGCCGGATCCCGGTGGACTCGATCTACTCGCCGGTGCTCAAGGTGACCTACAAGGTCGAGGCCACCCGTGTCGAGCAGCGCACCGACTTCGACCGTCTGATCCTGGACGTGGAGACCAAGAACTCCATCAGCGCACGGGACGCGCTCGCCTCGGCGGGTAAGACCCTGGTCGAGCTCTTCGGCCTGGCCCGTGAGCTCAACGTCGAAGCCGAAGGTATCGAGATCGGCCCGTCCCCGGCCGAGGCGGATCACATCGCCTCGTTCGGTCTGCCGATCGAGGATCTGGACCTCACCGTCCGGTCCTACAACTGCCTCAAGCGCGAGGGTGTGCACACGGTGGGCGAGCTCGTCGCCCGCACCGAGTCGGACCTGCTGGACATCCGTAACTTCGGCCAGAAGTCCATCGACGAGGTCAAGGTCAAGCTGCACGCGCTCGGCCTCTCGCTCAAG is part of the Nocardia sp. NBC_00565 genome and encodes:
- a CDS encoding MFS transporter; its protein translation is MTTSVEHGREGLRLDELPVRPIHRKLVALVGAGLFFDLYELFLAGTITGVLKSEMQLSTFQLSGILASAFAGQFLGALVIGRLSDVFGRRRMFMVNIAVYSGFTLLGAFSPNVAFLMATRFLAGLGIGAEMTVSDTYLSEVVPPSVRGRMIAMAYTIGFCAVPTVGFLAKWLVPLRPLGIDGWRWLFVLGGLGAAVVFVARRHMPESPHWLARQQEQKDTVPFRAIVGREYRGRTALFAAVMVLQVFGYYGFGTLAVLVLQHKGFAVVASLGYLAITYLGYPLGSLLAVPLMERVERKYLVLATAGLMAVFGLTFGFATSVALILISGGLYTLASNVFSDALHTYLPESFPTTVRGTASGATYSLSKVSTALLPFLLLPLLDDHGSGAVFTVITAALLGMIMLVAVWGPITGRRALDAE
- the infA gene encoding translation initiation factor IF-1, whose amino-acid sequence is MAKKDGAIEVEGRVVEPLPNAMFRIELENGHKVLAHISGKMRQHYIRILPEDRVVVELSPYDLSRGRIVYRYK
- the rpmJ gene encoding 50S ribosomal protein L36, which gives rise to MKVQPSVKKICEKCKVIRRHGRVMVICENLRHKQRQG
- the rpsM gene encoding 30S ribosomal protein S13: MARLMGVDLPREKRMEIALTYIYGIGRTRSQEILEATGVSPDLRSKDLSDEQVTQLRDYIEGSSLKVEGDLRREVQADIRRKIEIGCYQGLRHRRGLPVRGQRTKTNARTRKGPKRTVAGKKK
- the rpsK gene encoding 30S ribosomal protein S11, with the protein product MPPKSRASGPKKTQKSRRREKKNVPHGHAHIKSTFNNTIVSITDPSGNVISWASSGHVGFKGSRKSTPFAAQLAAENAARKAQENGVKKVDVFVKGPGSGRETAIRSLQAAGLEVGTISDVTPQPHNGCRPPKRRRV
- the rpsD gene encoding 30S ribosomal protein S4, translating into MARYTGPITRKSRRLRVDLVGGDQAFERRPYPPGQHGRARIKESEYLLQLQEKQKARFSYGVMEKQFRRYYEEANRLKGKTGDNLLRLLETRLDNVVYRAGLARTRRQARQLVSHGHFLVNNRAVNVPSFQVTQYDIIDVKEKSLGTLPFQVARETVGDRPVPGWLQVIPGRLRILVHQVPERAQIDVPLQEQLIVEYYSK
- a CDS encoding DNA-directed RNA polymerase subunit alpha translates to MLISQRPTLTEEVVAENRSKFTIEPLEPGFGYTLGNSLRRTLLSSIPGAAVTSIRIDGVLHEFTTVPGVKEDVTDIILNLKGLVVSSEEDEPVTMYVRKQGPGTVTAGDIVPPAGVVVHNPDMHIATLNDKGKLEIELVVERGRGYVPAVQNKASGAEIGRIPVDSIYSPVLKVTYKVEATRVEQRTDFDRLILDVETKNSISARDALASAGKTLVELFGLARELNVEAEGIEIGPSPAEADHIASFGLPIEDLDLTVRSYNCLKREGVHTVGELVARTESDLLDIRNFGQKSIDEVKVKLHALGLSLKDSPASFDPSSVVGYDASTGTWSDSGTFSDTDGGEQDYAETEQL